In Pseudomonadota bacterium, the DNA window TGCCCCGCCTCACGTCGTGCAGCGGCCAAAATTGCCCATTCCGAGATAGGTGCGAGATAGGTGAAGGACGCCGGACCAGCATCCGCGACCGCGGCGGGACGAGAAAAACCGAAGCCGGGATGCCCGCCAGCAGGATTGACCTTGCCGCGCAAAAAGACCCGTGCAGGATGGCAACATACATGGAATGGATTCGACGCCGAAACGGGAGCCCATGACAGGCAGAAGGAACCCCGGGCCTTTCGCCCGGCTTCGAAAGGCCGCGCTGGCGCGCCCGCGTCTTGCCGGCACGTTTTCTCTTCTCGCCCTTCTCGCGGTGGCGACGGTCACGATCGACCTGCGCTTCGGGATCCCCTTTCCGATCCCCGCCGAAACGACGCCCCGCCATTCTATGGTGGTGGCGGCCCATCCCTTGGCCACCAAGGCGGGGCTTGCGATCCTCCGCGAGGGGGGCGGCGCCGTGGACGCCGCGATCGCCGCGGCGCTTGTCCTCAACTTGGTCGAGCCGCAGGCCTCCGGCATCGGCGGCGGCGGGTTTCTCGTCCACTACGCGAAGGAGACGGGGCGGGTCGAAACCTATGACGGGCGGGAAACGGCACCCGAAAGTGTTGGCGAAAATCTGTTTCTGGACGCGGACGGCAAGCCGCTTGCCTTCTACCGAGCCGCCGTCGGGGGGCGGTCGGTCGGCGTGCCGGGCCTCCTCCGGCTGTTCGAGCTTGCCCATCGGGAACACGGGAAGCTTCCCTGGGGGCGGTTGTTCGAACCGGCGATCGCGCTCGCCGAAGAAGGCTTCCCGATTTCGGAGCGGCTCAGCCGCCTCATCGCATCCGCAACACTTCTGGACGCCTTCGCGCCGACGAAAAGCTATTTTCTGAACGCCGACGGCAGCCCGAAGGCGGCGGGCCAGCGCCTTAAGAACCCGGCCTTCGCGGAGACCCTTCGCGCGCTCGCCGAAGGGGGCGCGGGCGCTTTCTACGAAGGGGAAATCGCAAAGGCCATCGCCGAGGCGGTGACGACCGCCGCCCATAACCCAAGCCTGCTCACGACGGCCGACATCGCCGCTTACCGGGCGAGGAAGCGCGAGCCGGTCTGTCGCCCCTACCGGCGCGCCCGCGTCTGCACGATAGGCCCGCCGAGTTCAGGCGGAGTGACGCTGCTGCAAGCCCTCGGCATCCTCGAAGCCTTCGACGTAGGGGCGCATGCGCCCGGCTCCCTCGAAGCGGTCCATTTGGTGGCCGAGGCAAGCCGGCTTGCCTTCGCCGATCGCGATCGCTATTTGGCTGACCCTGATTTTGTCCCGCAGCCCGTGAATGCGTTGCTCGACCCCGCCTACCTCGCCGAGCGCGCCGGTCAGATTTCCCTCGCGAAAAGCCTGGGAACGGCGAAGCCGGGCCTGATCACCGGCTGGCTGCCGCCGAGAAACGAGAAGACGGGGACCTTGCCGGAATCCCTATCCACCACGCATTTAAGCGTCGTCGACCAAGCGGGCAATGCCGTCGCCCTTACCGCCAGCATCGAAGCCCCCTTCGGCTCGCGGCTGATGGTGAAGGGATTTCTGCTCAACAACGAACTCACCGATTTCGACTTCCTGCCCAGGCAAGGCCCCCGCCTTCTCGCCAATCGGGTCGAGGCCGGCAAGCGGCCGCGAAGCTCGATGACGCCGGTTGTGGTGTTCGATGAAAACGGCCGCTTGCAGCTTGCGCTTGGCTCGCCGGGCGGGCCCTACATCATCGGTTTCGTGTTGAAAACCTTGGTCGCCGTCCTCGATTGGGGAATGGACATCCAGACGGCGATCGCGCTGCCGAATTTCACGAATCGCAACGGCAAGACCGAGCTCGAAAGCGGAACCGCCGTGGCCGGCTTGGCCCCCGCCCTCGAAAGGCTTGGCCATGCGGTAGAGGTGCGCGAGCTTACCAGCGGGCTTCATGGCATCGAACGACGAGGGAGAATGCTCGCCGGCGGGGCCGATCCAAGACGCGAGGGTGTCGCCCTTGGCGATTGAGGCGTGCTAGAAAGACCCCTTCCCTAACGCCACGCGCCTTAACATCACGCAGACGGCATGCTGAAACAGCTTCGAACACTCTTCGTGCCACCCAAGCAAAACAAAAGGGAACGGCAGCAAGCGGACGACCCGATCCGGACGGCGGTGGCGACGCTGCTCGTCGAGGCCGCCCTCTTTAACGGCGAGTTCGACGCGCGCGAGCGCGCGCAAATCCAGAAACTTCTCTGCCAGCGGTACGCACTTCCCGAGGCGGAGGCGGACGCACTCATCGCGCACGTCCGGGCCTGGGCGGAAAACCCCAACAACATCTACCGTCTCACGAAAACCTTGAAAGACGCGCTGCCGCAGGATGAGCGCATCGCGCTGATCGAGATGCTGTTCGAGGTCGTTTACGCGGACGGCACCTTCGATGATTTCGAGGCGAACCTGCTTCGCCGGATGGGGGGCCTCCTATACGTCACGGATCAGGAGAGAGGGGCGGCCCGCAAACGGGTGTGCACCCGGCTCGGTATTGACGAAACCGAACGCACAGGGTAAGCCCTTGAACGGTTTCACCAAGGCCGAATCCACAAGGGTAGTAGGAGATTGCGATGCCCTACGTCGTCACGGAAGCCTGCATCAAGTGCAAGTACACCGACTGCGTCGAGGTGTGCCCGGTGGACTGCTTCTACGAAGGCGAGAACATGCTCGTCATCCATCCCGACGAGTGTATTGACTGCGGGGTTTGCGAGCCGGAATGCCCGGCCGAGGCGATTGTGCCCGACAGCGAGGGGGACACTGCCAAGTGGCTTGAATTGAATACGGAATACGCGAAGACCTGGCCGAACATCACGAAGAAGAAAGATCCCGCGCCCGACGCCGATGACTGGAAGGGAGTTGCGGACAAGTTCGAGAAACATTTCAATCCCGAACCCGGCAAGGGGAACTAAAGAGACCTCCCCAGCGAGGCCCAAGCCGGGTGCCGCTCCCTGCCCCTGCCCCGAAGGCGATATACAACGCCTTGTTTTTGTTAGAGAAATTCTAGCAATAGCGAGGCGTCTGTCCTTTTGCCGAATTTTATGTTACTTTATTTCCTTCCAAGGCTTTTGGATTCGGAACCCGGCCCCGGCAGCGGTTCGAAAACCGCAGTTTCGGGGTTTCCTTCGTCCGACAGGATGACGATGGGGAAAGGGGAAGGCGGTAGCGGCATGGCAAAAGCAAAGAAAAAACCCGTCAACACGCGCGCGCCGAGCCGACGAGCGGCTCGCACGCGAACACTGAATAAAAAGACGGCGAAAAGGAAAGCGGTAAAAACCCAAGTGACAAAAACCAAATCCAAAAAAGCGGCCACCCCCAAGGCGGCCCCGGTGAAGGCGAAGCCCCAGGCGGCGACGAAAAAAACGCCGCCGGCCTACGGCAAGGGCGATTATGTCGTCTACCCCGCCCACGGGGTCGGCAAAATCACCGCCATCGAGAACCAGAAGATCGCCGGGCACGAGCTCAAGGTCTTCGTCATCAAGTTCCCGAAGGAAAAGATGACGTTGCGCGTACCCGTGGCGAAAGCGGAAAATTCCGGTCTGCGGAAGCTTTCCAGCCGGGAGGAAATCCGCGGCGCCTTGAAAATTCTGCGTGGCAAGGCGCGGATCCGTCGCACGATGTGGAGCCGACGGGCGCAGGAATACGAGATGAAGATCAACTCCGGCGACCCGCTGTCGATCGCCGAGGTTCTGCGCGACCTCCATCGCAACGTCGGCCAGCCGGACCAGTCCTACAGCGAGCGTCAGATCTACGAGCTCGCCTTCGAGCGGCTGTGCCGGGAAGTCGCCGCCGTCGAGGACCTCGACGAGACGGGCGCAACGCAGAAGATCGAAGACAGCCTCAAGGCCGCCTGAGGCTTTCCTCGCCTTCTTCTTCCGGAAGAATCTCGATCTGCTCGGGGTGGGTCGCCTCGATCATCGGACCGTTGAAGCTTTTCAGCCAGCCCCGCACGCGCACCCGCTTGCCCGCGTAAGAAGCGATCGCGATCGCCTGCCGCTCGAACAGGCGGCGGACGGATGGGTCTAGGACGATCGTGAAGTCGCTGCGCCAGTCCTCGCCGAAGTTGAGATAGCCTCTTCCCTTCACGGCCGCGGCCTTTTGCACCCGGCCCTCGACCAGTTCGAACCGGCCCAGCCGGGTGAGCGTCTCTTCCGGGGAAAGAACGCGGTAGAAGGGGTCCGCCCAGATGCCGCGCCTTGCATCCCGCGCTTCCCGTTCGAGCGCCAGCATCTCGGCCACGCGCTCGCGGTTGTCGGCGAAGCTGTAGACGCGGGCGAGGCCTTGCGAAAGCATCTCGCCTTGAATCCAGCCCCCTTCCGCATCGAAAAGATGGGCGAGCAGGCGGCCGTGGCGATCGGTTTTCCGCCCAGAAAGACGCCAGCTTACCGGTTTGCCGAGGGTGAGCTTGCCAAGCAGGAATTTGGCCTCCTCGGCCAGGGGCTGGGCCGGGAAATCCGGTCTACCGAGGGGCAGCTTCGGCGCCTGGATACCAACCAGCCGGATCGCCTCGCCGCTTTCCAGAACAAGCGTGTCGCCATCCACGACCTCGCGGACAATCCCTTCCGCTGGCGCTTCGGCGACAGGCGCCGCCAAAGCCCCCGCCGCCAAAGCCGCAGTCAGAAGAAAGCAAAGAAGCAAGACAAAGGGAAAACGCGGCATGACCGGCCGACTATACCCTGCCCGGGCTTTTCTTGCCGCCCCTGCCTGCCGCTTAAAGACCGCGGCCTTCTTCTCCTGCCTGCTTTCCGATAGGCTTGCCCCCTTCCGGAACGCAAAAGAAGACGAAGAAACCATGCCGCGAGGGCGTCTCTTTCCGCCGATACGGCCGCAGGCTGCGGGCATGCTCCCCCTCGACCACGGGCACCGGATGTATTGGGAAGTCTCCGGCTCCGAAGACGGCATCCCGGTGCTTTTCCTGCATGGAGGGCCGGGTTCTGGCGTGACACCGGCGCATCGGCGTTTCTTCCGGCCGAGCCGCTACCGCATCGTCCTCTTTGACCAGCGCGGGGCGGGGCGTTCCACCCCCAAGGCAAGCCTTGCCGCCAACACGACCCGCTATTTGATCCGCGACATCGAGCGCCTGCGGCGCCACCTCGGCGTCG includes these proteins:
- a CDS encoding TerB family tellurite resistance protein, coding for MLKQLRTLFVPPKQNKRERQQADDPIRTAVATLLVEAALFNGEFDARERAQIQKLLCQRYALPEAEADALIAHVRAWAENPNNIYRLTKTLKDALPQDERIALIEMLFEVVYADGTFDDFEANLLRRMGGLLYVTDQERGAARKRVCTRLGIDETERTG
- the ggt gene encoding gamma-glutamyltransferase, translating into MTGRRNPGPFARLRKAALARPRLAGTFSLLALLAVATVTIDLRFGIPFPIPAETTPRHSMVVAAHPLATKAGLAILREGGGAVDAAIAAALVLNLVEPQASGIGGGGFLVHYAKETGRVETYDGRETAPESVGENLFLDADGKPLAFYRAAVGGRSVGVPGLLRLFELAHREHGKLPWGRLFEPAIALAEEGFPISERLSRLIASATLLDAFAPTKSYFLNADGSPKAAGQRLKNPAFAETLRALAEGGAGAFYEGEIAKAIAEAVTTAAHNPSLLTTADIAAYRARKREPVCRPYRRARVCTIGPPSSGGVTLLQALGILEAFDVGAHAPGSLEAVHLVAEASRLAFADRDRYLADPDFVPQPVNALLDPAYLAERAGQISLAKSLGTAKPGLITGWLPPRNEKTGTLPESLSTTHLSVVDQAGNAVALTASIEAPFGSRLMVKGFLLNNELTDFDFLPRQGPRLLANRVEAGKRPRSSMTPVVVFDENGRLQLALGSPGGPYIIGFVLKTLVAVLDWGMDIQTAIALPNFTNRNGKTELESGTAVAGLAPALERLGHAVEVRELTSGLHGIERRGRMLAGGADPRREGVALGD
- the fdxA gene encoding ferredoxin FdxA translates to MPYVVTEACIKCKYTDCVEVCPVDCFYEGENMLVIHPDECIDCGVCEPECPAEAIVPDSEGDTAKWLELNTEYAKTWPNITKKKDPAPDADDWKGVADKFEKHFNPEPGKGN
- a CDS encoding thermonuclease family protein, with translation MPRFPFVLLLCFLLTAALAAGALAAPVAEAPAEGIVREVVDGDTLVLESGEAIRLVGIQAPKLPLGRPDFPAQPLAEEAKFLLGKLTLGKPVSWRLSGRKTDRHGRLLAHLFDAEGGWIQGEMLSQGLARVYSFADNRERVAEMLALEREARDARRGIWADPFYRVLSPEETLTRLGRFELVEGRVQKAAAVKGRGYLNFGEDWRSDFTIVLDPSVRRLFERQAIAIASYAGKRVRVRGWLKSFNGPMIEATHPEQIEILPEEEGEESLRRP
- a CDS encoding CarD family transcriptional regulator, coding for MTKTKSKKAATPKAAPVKAKPQAATKKTPPAYGKGDYVVYPAHGVGKITAIENQKIAGHELKVFVIKFPKEKMTLRVPVAKAENSGLRKLSSREEIRGALKILRGKARIRRTMWSRRAQEYEMKINSGDPLSIAEVLRDLHRNVGQPDQSYSERQIYELAFERLCREVAAVEDLDETGATQKIEDSLKAA